A segment of the Manihot esculenta cultivar AM560-2 chromosome 13, M.esculenta_v8, whole genome shotgun sequence genome:
TTTCCAAATAACCTTTTGTCTTTACTTTGGTGTTATCCTTTATTATTCTTGTAATTGCTAATTTATTACATCATTCTTCTCTTTTTGTTTCTCTCCAGCAAATTCATACTCTTGTCATGTCCTTAAATTTTACTGCAATTGAGATCAAGACCATCAATTCTCTTGAATCTTGGAATGGGGGTGTTTTGGTGCTGGTATCTGGTTCTGTTAAGAAAAAGGAATTTAGTGGCAGGAGAAAATTTGTGCAGACCTTTTTCTTGGCTCCCCAGGAGAAGGGGTACTTTGTTCTTAATGATATGTTCCAGTTCGTTGATGAGGAAATTATTTACCAGCAACATCCACCTTCCATCTCATCTGAACATTTGTACCAGCAATATCCTACTCCCGTATCATCTGAGGACGCTCATGACGCTCAACTGAATTCTTCTAGTCCTCCAGAGCCACCAGGTATTTTGTCAATGATGCCTCAAGGAATTGTTAGTTTTTCTACTGATTTTGCCTTAAAGCTTTGTGTAACTTAACACAAACCTTACAGGTTTTTGTGTTGAATTATGGATTTTAGCAGTGTAGTCCAAGCCTTTGGTAATAGGTAGAAGGTTTCCATGTGATAGCAATTGtgcaaattgaaaaaaaataaagctaaTGCAATTATGACTAAAATTATGCTATTGTGGGTTGTTTTCATTAGGTATTTTAACATTAGTTACCACAAATATATTGGAACACTATTCGGTTGATGAAGTAAATTTTGTTCTTCCCTTCATTGCCTGGCACATCttccttttttgtttttccagTTTGTTTATTGAACTTAGCATGGAAGCCCTCTATGTAATCATGGATGCTGGCTTTTGGGTTTTAGATTGATGTGGTAAAGGGCTGAGGTGGGAGAAATTCTTAAGCTTTTATCTACCAATTAAAAAGAGCAGGAAATCTCATGTTTCTAAAAGCGCCTGCTTGAAAATCTACTTTTCAGTCTTCAAGACTTATTTTTCTGTACCATCATTTGCGTCTAATTTATCAGGATCTTTGATGATACAGAGCATTATTTTCTGTTGTGTTTTGAGTTTGTAAGATTCAGGAAATCTAAAGATATTAGGACTACTTAAGGAAAAAAATTGTAGGAagtagtttattttatttagttgtTTTTGTTTGATTTGTAATTCCTACATAGATTTGGAATTACGGTTCTTAGTCCTAATATAATTAGGGTTAGTAAACTctatgaatagggttatttctCTACTTATTTACAGAATTTGTTATGATTATTGACTGTGGATTTTGAGCTAATGGATTGAGAAATAGTTTTTCGCAATTTGAGAATTCCTTTCTCACCCCAAATCCTCTAATATGGTGCTACATAATTGTAGTTTCTGACTATGTTTTGGAGGAAGAGGCCCGGGAGTATGTGAACTCAGTTCACTTAGAAGATGATCCAGTAGACAATTACAGTCTCCCAGAGCAACAGCAGCAACAGGACTTTGAGACTGAAGTTGTAGTTGAAGAAGCTTCTGTTGAGGAGACACCTGCTTCGTTTCAAAGTGCTGTGAATGTTGCACAAGAACCTCCAGCTTCTTCTCTGGAGGAACCTGTAGAAGAACCTCCAAAGAAAACTTATGCTTCTATTGTATGTCCCAATACTATTGCTTTTGCATGTGGTTTTCTTGGTTTTAAGTGTGTTTTTGCATTTGTGTTCTCTTCAATCACTAAAGTTGCTTGTCAACTCCATTCATGTGATGTGATGAGGTGAGATGAGATGTGAGATACAGAAGGGACAGTGGGACACAAATGTGTCTGGCTTCTGAGTATTTGATGGTAAAATATTTGAGGAAGAGGGATGCATGACCCAAGGGAATTTTTGTTTCTTGTGGTGTTTTGATTGCTGTAGATTAATTGGgacactaattttttttttctgcattTTTCTAAACATGACAGTTAAGAGTTGCGAAGGGGCAGTCATCAGTTGCTACTCAGTCATCTGCTAACAAGAGTGTCCCACCTATGTCAGATTGGAATCATATACCACCACCCCTTGCTCAGCAATCAGACTCTGGGTTGTCTCATGTGCCTGAATCTGGATTTGAGGCAACAGAGGAAGGTTTGGGACAAGACGAAGGTTGGACTCATGATTTTTCTTTGCAATATATGTTTATTATTGTAAATTGGTTGGCTGTTTGAGTGTTTTAGCATGGGCTGTACATTCTATCTGTTT
Coding sequences within it:
- the LOC110629946 gene encoding nuclear transport factor 2 isoform X1 codes for the protein MASPYPGPVSAVQVGSYFVGQYYQVLQQHPDLVHQFYADASTMIRVDGDSSETASTMLQIHTLVMSLNFTAIEIKTINSLESWNGGVLVLVSGSVKKKEFSGRRKFVQTFFLAPQEKGYFVLNDMFQFVDEEIIYQQHPPSISSEHLYQQYPTPVSSEDAHDAQLNSSSPPEPPVSDYVLEEEAREYVNSVHLEDDPVDNYSLPEQQQQQDFETEVVVEEASVEETPASFQSAVNVAQEPPASSLEEPVEEPPKKTYASILRVAKGQSSVATQSSANKSVPPMSDWNHIPPPLAQQSDSGLSHVPESGFEATEEGLGQDEGEPKSVYVRNLPSDVTAEEVEQEFKNFGRIKPDGVFIRNRKDVVGVCYAFVEFEDLASVQNAIKASPILLAGRQVYIEERRPNSGIGSRGGRRGRGRGGYQTEAPRGRFGARSLGRGSNQESGDYARTRGNGFYQRGTR
- the LOC110629946 gene encoding nuclear transport factor 2 isoform X2, producing MSLNFTAIEIKTINSLESWNGGVLVLVSGSVKKKEFSGRRKFVQTFFLAPQEKGYFVLNDMFQFVDEEIIYQQHPPSISSEHLYQQYPTPVSSEDAHDAQLNSSSPPEPPVSDYVLEEEAREYVNSVHLEDDPVDNYSLPEQQQQQDFETEVVVEEASVEETPASFQSAVNVAQEPPASSLEEPVEEPPKKTYASILRVAKGQSSVATQSSANKSVPPMSDWNHIPPPLAQQSDSGLSHVPESGFEATEEGLGQDEGEPKSVYVRNLPSDVTAEEVEQEFKNFGRIKPDGVFIRNRKDVVGVCYAFVEFEDLASVQNAIKASPILLAGRQVYIEERRPNSGIGSRGGRRGRGRGGYQTEAPRGRFGARSLGRGSNQESGDYARTRGNGFYQRGTR